The following DNA comes from Zonotrichia leucophrys gambelii isolate GWCS_2022_RI chromosome 4A, RI_Zleu_2.0, whole genome shotgun sequence.
TCCCAGATGGATACCCTCGGGAGGAGATCGTCTATCGCTGGAGGCGCTACTCCATCGAGGTGTCTGACCAGCGCACATGGAGGCTCTACCAGTTCGACTTCACGGGGCTGAGGAACACCTCAGAAGTCCTCAGGACTGGGGCAGGTGAGCCAAGGGGAGGCAGCCCATGCAAACCttaatgcatttcatttttccactgtgctgtgctttggtgGGAGGTTACAACAGCATGGTTAGaggaaaaagctaaaaattaaaagatggaGCTGCATGTGTGAAGGAACTAAATAATGTGTATCTAAATAATGGAAGCCCttcagctcttcctcctcctcctcctcataaTAGCTCAcatcccctttccttcccacagCCAACTGAGGGAAGCCTCTGGATTGCTGAAGGTGGGCTGAGCTCATACTTTGCAGCCCTCTGAAGCAGCCAGGAGCTTCTCCCACtctgcaggaagctgctgctctcaacAGTGGCAGCCAGGGTAGAAAGGCAGCACAGACTGGGACAAGAAGTGAAAGTGTCTTGAATGCACCAGTGGCCCTCTGATGTTtgtaattctcttttttttggtaattgCTTGCAAGTTCCATCTTAACCCCAGAGCTGTCAGGTGGCTTTTTTCCAATACTCTCTgtgagaaaaaaggaagagccACCACTGTAAGTTGCCAAATGAGCAATTAGGATGTGCAGCACCACATGCCTTttccagaggcaggagcagactCTCAGTGGAAGTGATTGAAGGACACCTCCTTTGTCACAGCTCAGGTAGATCGTTAGCAAGCCAGGCCATGCAGCCTGCTACAGCCAAAGAGCTTCTATAGAAAAGAAACCCTTGCAGCAATCAGCTGAAGATAaatgctctctgcagctccttccctgaaATTTTTCCAGACTGTGTGCTTTTCACTGTCCTTAGCCAGGCCAGTATAAATGCAGCCTGGTGGCCATATGGACAGCCAGGCAAACAGCCAGTTGGGCAACCACAAAGTCAGCTCCTAAATTAGTCACAAAGGCAGCTAAAGAGCCAGCCATGTAGCCACAGAATCCACTGCCAACAAAACCAGAGAGTCACCAAACCTGCCCAGCCAGCCATGTGAAGTTAACAGTCTGGGCAGCTACAAAACCAGATGGACAGGCACttaaagcaacaaaaatccTCATCAGAAACTCCTAAATTCTGAAACTTTGCTGATTGTTCTGCTTTAGGAAGCCTCGTGTTGTGATGCCAATATCTGTTACTTTTTCCTAGGGGAGTACATGGTGATGACAGTTTCTTTTGACCTGAGCAGACGTATGGGTTACTTTGCCATTCAGACCTACATTCCCTGCATCCTGACTGTTGTTCTTTCCTGGGTTTCCTTCTGGATCAAGAGAGACTCTACGCCAGCCAGGACATCTCTGGGTAAGAGACAGGATGATGCATGTCTGATGCTTGTCAAACCCTGCCAGGCAAGCAGACTGCCAGTGTTGGACTACAAAACCTCCCGAAGCACTTTGCCATTTTCTGGCATTTCTGAGCTTACCAGAGAATATTTCACTCCTTCAGCTTCCTGTGTGTAACATTCCACAGCTCAACTAAATCTCCAGCTGTACTAGTTTGGGCTGCTGGATTACCTCAGGCGAGCACCTCGCTCTTCTCTTATGGCTTCATCTGAAACCCAAGCACAGCCTTTTTTGTGGGAGATCTAGGACTTTTGAACAATTGATTAATATTATTAAGTAGGAGCTGTTTATTGTTTacattatacatatatttttagattttataaACTACTAAGCACACACTTTTTGATTGGTGCTTTTGTCTTGTTCACTCGTTTTCTGTTTGTATTTCCTGGAGTATATGATTGGTTACAATCTAGGTGTTTTAGTCTTCTGTTATCTAGTTCTTGTGGTCTTGGTATTTGGTTACTCAGCCTCTTCTTTCTTAATTTAGCACAATTTTTGTTCTAATAGTCTTGACGAATTCTTGAGGTTTTGATAAGAAACTTAAAAGTGGCTTGGCTGGTGCACACTTGCAAATACATTGCAATACTTTTCCAAGCTGACAATGGGAAATTCTCATGCACCAAAAGGGGGAGAaaggggctgagctgtggcatTTCAGTGCTGCCCAAAGGGCTCCTGTCACATGcacattttccacatttcctcACAACCTCTCAAGGcttctgtgcagggctgctgacAGGAAGGTTGTAGGGTTAATGGGCAAAGTTGCTTGGCTGCACCCACAGGGCCCCAGGCTCTGGCAGGAGCTAGAAGCTCTGTAGGTACAACCTTTTTCTGTCAGTCACCCCACAGGACCCAGGgagtgacagcagctctgcctatTGTTGAGATTTTCTCAGCAAACTGCAGTGTCTCCTTGAGGCAGGAGAAACATTTCTGTTGATTGAATGCAGCTCTGATGGGTGCTGGGGACATCTTTGCAGTGTTCAGTAGGTTTTGGCTGTATCTGCATTTTGCAGCAAGCTGTGATTCCCAGTGCTGTCCTTCCTATCAGCCCCGCTGACTTTGCCTTTAATTGGaggcagcattcccagccctgcctgcaggtccctgtggggatggaggggagaggaggggccATCAGCTATTCAGAGCCCATCCGTGATGGCCATGTCTCCCCACCTCCCTCTCAAAATTAATTACTTCggtgctcctggagggaggaggaggaggagggtgtcATTCCCAATGAAGGTGAGGGTGTGCTGTAGTCTGTGGCTGGTAAAGGAGTGAACAGCAAGAGGAAAATGTGCACAGCTCTAGTGACTGTCTCAAAAACAAAGGCAGGCTTCCCCAGGAGAGGGGCCCCTCTCTATGGGAAGGGACTGCAGCCCATGAAGAATAATGTATTCTCTCCACAGCCCCTCTTGTGCTTTACACAAATCATCCCCAGCACATTTTGAGCCTGCCAGCCTACATCAGGGAGATGTGAACTGGACCAGTTCCACTGGCACTGCAAAAACGTGGGAAGTCACATCACATCTGCTATTGCAAGTACagcaggaaaacatgaaaatctTTTGCCATGCTCACCCCCAGTGTCAGGATCTTTAGCtggtcacagtgaccccaagaagagttccaaagtctcttttcccagcccggcactgaagaaggagtcagggctcttcatttctcagtctcaaggttgttcatTGTgccttatctataaaatattttctcctgccctgttaagatctgtccagcaggacagtttcaggcactctgcctgcccccagggcagtgttatgtctttgtACTAAAAACTACAcgtacaatatttacaattactttccaatacctatcacctatgttagacagtgagcttctactctaaaccaatctgtgagtgccaccatcacagcagaagatggaggccaggaagaaaaaggagaaaggctggacatgcccagttccctccatcttgccccctgaacccccataccaaaaaccccaaagtctGCTTTTCCActctgtgataacttcactaatattctgcctaaactgttgtggcttgctgatcttcatctcaggttggtaatttgctccacgggtcataatcaatcccacaggtgttttgggctctgtgccagggtgtctgagcctcctggcagggccctggccatcctggacagccggagggatgtcctgggtcctgacaccCCAGAGCCACTGAGGTGACCTCAGGGAAGTCTGGCAGGTGGATTTAGGTGGGTGCTAGAGAAGGAACAACAGGTGGACTTCCTTATTCTTCCCCACATCCTGAAAATCAGTGGATGAGATCACAGGACCAGCTCCTGTAGCTGATCCTTTGTTGGCTGCTGACACTTCATCTCTGGAAGCAGAAACGTGAgcgctgctgctcctgcaaaaACGATTCCAAGCTCCACTCATGTCAAAAGAAATTCCTTATCACCTCCTACACACTTGCCCTCTGCATCAAGGGATGGATAGATTGTGAAGAGCTGTCTCTGAAGAATAGCCAGGAGCAGATTGGAAATTTATGAAATCAGACCAAGGCAATAAAGGGAACCTTGTGGTTGGTATCTACTACAGGGCTGCCTGAtgagcagggagcagaacagcactGGCAGATTTTTCAGGACATTTTCCAAAGAGCACAAGGACTCTCAATCCCCAGGTGTAAGAAGACAGGAAAGGAAGGCAAGAGACCAGCATGGATATGCCAGGAGCTTCTGGTCAGACTAAAGGGTGAGAAGGAAATGCACAGGCAGTGGAAGCAGGGCCAGGTATCCTGGAAGGAGTACAGGGACACTGCCAGTTGTATAGGGATGGGGTTAGGGATGCAGGGGATACTAACACAGGCTTCTCCAGGTTTGTCAGCCAGAAAAGGAAAGGTAAAGCAAGTTGAATACAGCTGGCAAACTGGTAAAAAAGGGATGAGAAGGAGGCTGGGGTACTTTTTTGCCTCAGTCTCCACTGGCAGCCTCTCTCCCCACATTGCACAGTGGGTGGATTGCAAGACAGGGACTGGAGCAGCAAAGTCCCTCTCACTGCAAGAGAAGATCAGCTTTGAGACCAACTGAAGAACCTGAACATCCATAAATCTATGAGACCTGACAAGATACATCCCAGTTCATGGCTGATGTGGTTTCCAAGCCACTCTCCATGACCCTTGAAAAGTCATGGTAGTAAccagaaaaggggaaatattGCACCCATTTCTTCAAAGGGTAGAAAGGAGGGTCCCAGGAACTACAGACCTGTCAGCCTCCCCTCTATGCCTGGGAAGATTGTGGACCCTTCTAGAAGCTGTGCGGAGGCACATGGAGGACAGGAGGTGTGAGGGCAAGCCCTGCCAGACCAACCCAGCCTCATGCAGAGTCTGAGTTTCCTGCTCATTTACCAGTCCACACTGATGGTCTGTGTGATactgtgtgacagtgttcacagggtgtccggttttctcggctgtttgagggcctggaaaggccgaggtggccttggggcaccgcgtatcgaaggacgagaagaggcttcagttcttctttcggtttttatgtttattaattgtttatctaaaagatgttctttcagccaaacagagatctgctcagcagtcagccatgagcacactgtgccgtcctccggaccgccacgtatctttatacccattgttacgtgtacaatatttatcatttctccccaataccatttattcttataactcggtgcactctcagtaataaccaatccgaaagtgccaccatcaccacagaagatggaggagaagaagaagaagaaggaggacaggacacaccccaattcctccatcttacttctctaaacccccctgtacataaatcctaaacctgtgtctcaccctctaattagctaatctcttcgccattcaccccggtgaagtcctcttatcttcatacaggtgtcgtctcccgtgtagggtcaaagtcctgccaccagacacttctggaacattccaggactcccgggcccccaagggtggtctcggaggcccggcatctcaggacccagatcctgagatcccacaacaggggttttcagatgagggaagagatgaggatttgactccatatttcagaaggcttgatttattattttatgatatatattacattagaactatactaaaagaatagaagaaaaggttctcctcagaaggctagctaagctgagaatagaaaggaatgaataacaaaggcagctgtcccagactctctgtctgagccagctgactgtgattggccattaattacaaacaagtacatgagaccaatcacagatgcacctgttgcattccacagcagcagataatcattgtttacattttgttcctgaggcctctcagcttctcaggaggaaaaaatcctaaggaaaggattttcattaaaagatgtctgcgacaataCTGAGTTTTGAACATCATTCTTTCTCAAAGAGCACTGTCAGAGGGTTCCTCAAGAccagagcctggctgagcagagccagaaTGGGACCAGACAACACAGCAGATGGGAAACGGGGCTGTTCTGAGGGGTGGATGTGTGTAGAAGACAGATGTGCTCATCGTCAGTACTCAGccagctgttttctctctcaggTATCACGACTGTGCTCACCATGACCACCCTGAGCACCATCTCCCGCAAGCACCTGCCCCGTGTTTCCTACATCACTGCCATGGACCTCTTCGTCTCCGTGTGCTTCATCTTCGTCTTTGCTGCTCTCATGGAGTACGCCACGCTCAACTACCTGGTGGGGAACAAGAAacccctggagcacagccacaggaaagCCAGGCTGGTAGGTCACAGCggccagcagagctggatgcTGCTACAGCCCCAAGCTATTTAAAAATGTCCTTCCTGAGCCTGCACTGGAAACTGCTGATGTGGTTTAGGGCCTGACCCATACTGAGTTCACCCAGTGGGTCTAAGGGGTGAGACACAGccagaaaaagcagctgaggCTCCCTTAAAACAAGGAAGCCCCTGTCAGAGCCAGGTATGCTGTGCCCTCTTCAGAATTGCTGGAGAGTTCATCAGAACAGTTTAGAATGACTCACATGACTGAATGGAAATGACACTTTAAAACACCTGTATCAGTTTGATCTGTGGATTACAGAGGTATCTCAGGTCACAGAGATGCAGAAACTgacttttctttgtgttttccccTGAGTGTGAGGATAGTGAGCCCATGGTGGTCATCatcctcttcatcctcatcctctaTCATGAGATCTGCCCTAGCTCGTACTAGGCAGGTACTTCTGGCACATGAACTGAAAGAGGTCTCTGACCTGGGGcagaactgaaacagaaaaagacaTATCTCTTCTGGGCCAGGCTCATTTCCCAGCATATCCCCCATACCCCTGATATCCCATCCTCATATCCTAGGGTGGACAGAGCTCTTTCATGAGGCTCAAGATGGGCCAGGAGGAGTCACACACAGCCTTTCCCTAGCTCTTCTCCAGTACCAGGCAGCAACCAGCAGACAcatctgtgctgtgtgctgtatCTTCAGAGacagctgagctcagggaaATGAGGGAAGAGGCCAGAACAGATCGAACAGGTCGTGTTCCTGCAGTGACTATTACTGGCACAGATGGGCAATCAGTGCAATCAGACCTTTGCTGAGtagggctgtgccctggggtgccAGGGAGAACACTCACAGTcatgcagggagctgccagctccccaAACGCGGTGATTCACAGCCAGGTGCATAAACTGGGGATGATCAGTCATCCCCCTCCACTGAACTGCACCCTTGGTGATCTGATCTGTTGCCAGATGGGTGGGGATTGATGTCCAGGACacattttgctgccttttcctcccGTTTAACCTGCCTGTCCCCCCACAGCCACCTGCGGGCGCACAGGTGATGCCAACCTTCACCGCCATCAACATCAACCACATCATGCACTGGCCCCCGGAgatggaggaggatgaggatgacgAGCCCGGCTCCCCGTGCCTGGAGGGGAAGGAGTGTGAGAGGTTCTTCTGCTGCATCGAGGACTGTCAGACGGGGATGTGGCGGGAGGGCCGGGTGCGCATCCACATATCCCGCCTGGACTCCTACTCCCGCGTCTTCTTCCCCACCGCCTTCCTGCTCTTCAACATCGTCTACTGGATTGCCTATCTGTATCTCTAGCCCTCCTTTGTGCTCAGCTGGAACGGGCAGGGCACCAGCGAGAGGGGCTTCTCGAGGAGCATAGAGAACAGCATCTCTCCTGTTGTAGTCAGCTGTCAGTCTGAGCACCCCGACCTGGTGattccttctccctgctctgtcatCTCTTCTGAGAAGAaccaaacagctttttttttttagccttctAACATATCTTTTTAGAGAATCTACCCTTCCCCAGACAGCCCTCTCTCCAACACCACCAGCATTGTACTCCTTGTAAAATTACCCAAAATTTCCATCTCAAGCATTAGGGATTTtgtcaaaaaaaacccttaatgcatttcatttttccatcCAGTCCTACTCTGAAATTTCAAGGCAAGTGATGGCAAATGGAGTTTTCTGCATAGTTATTAAGactgcaaaggaaataaaatacatcttaCGACTTCTGCACCACTTCCACCAGAGCAGACTTTGTGGGGTGCCAGAAGCTCAGAAAGGTCAGGAGGAAATAGTGTGGCCAAGGACAGCAGTGCAGCTCTCCCACAGTAGCTGGGCTTGGCTGAAACGTTCTGGGCCTGCCCAGACATCTGATGGTGGCACTGACGAGGATGGAGTTGCTGCAagcctcccccagctccccacagaGCATCTCTGAAGCATTCATTCCTCACGGATCACTCCAGGACACCCTCCCACTGAGGCACTGCTCATTCCCACCCCACGGGAATGGAAAGCATTTCCAAGCTGGAAGGGCCCACCTGCcttgctggagcaggctctTCAGGGCCCACGGTGACATTTCTGATGTGTGACCAGGACTCAGAGCAGGCTCTGCAGTTGGGCATAGCCAAAAGAGGGGGGAAGTCCTTGTGAGAAGGGCCAGAAGAAGCCTCCTGAGCCTGTAGTGAGGTAGTTCTCTCTGGGCTGTGAATCACAGAGGGGCAGTGCTGTCCTGGCAGTGACACTCGCTGGTGCCATCAgatctgtgctggctgctcGGTGCCAACCTGAGGAAGGGGTATAGGAAAGGGAACACACAGCTTCCAGtgcattcctgctgctcagaTGTGTTcccttctttattttatttttttcataattgcATAAAACAAGAGTTTTCACTCTAACTGGATGGCTCCTCCCAGTTGCCATCATCACTTGGCCTGTTTCCTCATAAAATCAGGAAATGGAGTGAGTTGTCCTTGATGGATTTTAAGAAGGACAAGCGTAGTGAGATGGTCCCATCTTAAAGAGATGGAGAAATGCATTACACAGTTTCAGCTGGGGAGAAACTGCATAATAAAGAAGAGGAAACTGAGGCCCAAGGTTCATAATGTGTCAACTGGCTGCCTCCCCATTTACACCAGCTGCTGATGTGGCCCACAGCATGATTGTGAGAAGCAGTGGGCCATTAATAGTTACTTACTGTGTAAATTAGAAACAAAaagatctttttttaaaaaacagcatgttttagaaaaaaattaggacTTAAAAGGCTTGTCAGGAAAAGGAAGCCGGCatggctgcagaggaaaagtTAGGAAAGGCTGGCTCACAGGACAGCTAACAGGGGCAGGAGGTTTTATATATTCTTGGAGAGCAATTTGGTCTGGTTTAAAGACGGATTTTGACACTGTTAAATTTGATCTGAATAATGAAGTGTCATGTTTAATTCATTCACAAATGCAGCCTTACCTGGGTTCCAGATGAACAGCTAGAGCATCTTATTAAGTATACAATAGTACAACACTCAGCTAAGTATAACCTAATGGGGTCAgaccagcagagctctgaaagGGGAAATTGTGCCTGTCTAACCTGTTACAgttcttttaaaataccaagGAAGAGATAAAGGTTACTCAGAAGCATAATTTGCTTAGCTACTCCGACAGCTTttgaaagggaggaaagaaattgTGGCGGGCGGTTCTAACTGAGGAAATTGATTTAGCAAAAGAATTATTAAGGAGGTTCTAATTAGAGGAAATTAACtgaggagaggggggaaaaaaagaattgttaAGGAGGCTCTAATTAGAGGAAATTAATGTTTTAGAGAGAAAGACACAGAGAGGGAGAAGTCTAAGAAAAGAATCAAAACAACTTGCAGACAAGGGAAGCTGCTGGGTGACAGTGCCGACTCCCAGCCAAGCTGGATGATGTTCTGCTCCCAGTAGCAAAGCGTTATTAGATGTAGCAACAGAAAAACCTCCTATGACTCAGCCCTACACCGCCAGGGAGCTGGATTAAACAGGGTCCTGTGATCTCTTTGGGGAGCCAAAAGGAAAGAGCATCCTGGATTGGAAGTGGCTCACACGGCAGGCTCTGAGTGAAGCACGTCCTCACATTTGGGCAGGCAGCTGTcggggctgtgtgggaggggACGCCCCGGTGGCAAACCAGGGTCTGTGCCAGATCCCTCCCCAACAGGATGGTGCCTTGAACGGTGTTCAGGCACTGGAGGCTGcgctgagcacagggagcaaagtggggaagggaaaaattaaCAGCCCTGTGCGACAGAGCCCGAACAGCTGCAATTTGCTGTGGCTTCGAAGCTCTTGGTGAACACAAATGATTGTCATGGGCACTGGAgaacagagctcagccctgagagcagcaaCTTGTTGAAATTAGACCTTTTACAAAATCAGCCAGGAGAGAAACGGGGTGTACAAAAACCTAAGAGGACAAAGTAGACTTGAAAGATTGTAAGATTTCACCAAAAAAAGATAAAGCCAACATACACCTAGGTAATTGAACCAATGATGGAGGATTTGACAGAGGAAAATAGTCTAGCGTGGGCTGGAGCACAAGGAAGCTGATTACtaaggctggggaaggaggagggagggggctttTTGGCTTAGGGAAGTCTGTGCCCATCATCCATAGCACAATAAATAAAGGCATGCACAAATTCAatcatgtttttaattttctatagtatcaaaaaaaaaagggaaaaaaaaaaaaggaacgctaagaaaagccaaaaagaaaaatctgccaTTCTTTTGGAATGACTTTGCAAGGCTCCAGTTTCCTTCTAGAATGGATTTTTCCAGCTATCAGGAGGGAACTCAGGGCACAGAGACATCCAGTAGCTgtgagctgccctgctctgcatggCTCTGGGAGTCTCTCTGTGCCCTCCTAGGCTGGCATTAGACACAGACCAAACCCTTCCCTCACCTACTGCCTCCCcttcccagggagcagccagtcccattcccacccctgccatggaagacaaacacacccagggcagcaggaccagggcagtgactgcCCCTCTTTGCTGGGCATAGTGAGGCCACTCCTCAGCTCCTCAGGTCAGTTTTGgaaggtctggagcacaagcctGATGAGGGGATATCTTGGTTcagaaagacaggagtctgctaaggaaggcagaagcCCCCCCTGAAAGggagaatgtaaaccccctccctccaaattgctataaattttaaattaaggggctctcaggcaaaaatatgggagcaggaaataacagttctttaatagggaagaaaataaaaggataaaataaacaatgcagtacactagaacaacactgacagagtcagaacccagcctgacaccctgtgggtcagggtgttggcagcagtcccattggaattgtggctgcagccctcctgcagtgtcagaggTGGTTCTGTttcagcagggatcctgtagtctcttcctctgaaattccaggggaaaaggcagctgctgttcctctggggaacccagtggagaagccgtgctggtgttccagagtctccagattatatccaggtaggaatgcttggctcctccctctgggctcacatctcccagtgggatgctgtagttcttatcagccatgcagtgacattcaatagtctgttatcagcagatgccccctcccagggaggagtgggtgtggaagagataaggaaaactgcccaatgaacagaagacagctgccatacagatggcaaacaATTCATtttgcttggcaatccaggacaggggaagctgagggagctggggggcccagcctggagaaaaggaggctcaggagagaccttactgctctctacagctccctggcaggagggtgTGATGAGGGGTGGGTCAGTCACTTCTCCCAGATAACAAGAAACAGGATAAGAGAAAACATACTCTGgttgtgccagggcaggtttaggttggatactGGGGAAAAATTCTTCATTGGAAGGGTGGTCAGGCtgtggaacaggctgcccaggaaagtggtggagtcactgttcgtggaggtgtttaaaagatgtggagatgtggcacctggggagaTGGTTTAATGGAGCTCTTGGCAGTGTTAGATTTACATTTGGACACAATGATCataaaaggtcttttccaacctaagtgattctgtgattctatcaCTCTACTAGCCTCATACCTAATGATGGGGACTGGAAATTATGATCTCAGCATTCATGTCTTGTGGCCTTTCTTTGGAATATAAAAGGAAATCAGGAAGAAGgttgatttttcatttctctgcctCCAGTTCCTATTCTTCCCCTCCAAATTATGCCACATAAGGAACCATTTTTAGCCTGTGTGCTCTTCAGGACAGGGATTCTGTTACTGTGTATTTGTACAGGGGCTGGCACTCTGGGGCTTTGTCCTTAACTAAGATTTCTGGATGCTTCTTATTATACATAATAAACTACATTATACACTGCCCATCCTTACCACTGTCTATGTTGTCCCCTTGCCCCCTCCTGATGGGGTTACTGGAGCTGGTTAACTTATTTATTTCCAGAGAAAACTATCTTGTTGGAAAGTAGGGGGAAATGTCACTGATGTTTTTGATGGGTGGTGGATATTTTTGgatttgttgttttgctttaagAAAGGCAGAAGTTGCTTCAAGTCAGCATTGCTCAGGAGCAGTCTCAGTCACTCAAAGACATTCTTTGTAAAGCAGGAGAAGGCCTTGCTTGTCCCCCTCACTCTGTTGccattgtaaataaaataactgaTGTTTCCCCCAGTGTCTTGGGGTGGAGGGGCTTTGGCAGCAATATTTGGTGGAGTTTATTTCAGCCTTTCTATATTTCCATTCATGCTGGTGACTTTTGGAGCAATCACAACCCAAAGGACAACCCCAGCTCTGGAGGAGGCCTCACCCAACAgccaccctcctgtccctgggcccACACAGCCACGTCTGTGTCACTTTACCCTTTTAATCATTTCATCC
Coding sequences within:
- the LOC135447908 gene encoding gamma-aminobutyric acid receptor subunit gamma-4 — translated: MPRTVLLLCLALGPVLRARCESTEEYDYDYLSINKTWVLTPKAQETDATQILNSLLKNYDNKLRPDIGIKPTFIDVDIYVNSIGPVSVIQMEYTIDIFFAQTWYDRRLRFNSTLKALTLNTNMVSRIWIPDTFFRNSKRADSHWITTPNQLLRIWNDGKVLYTLRLTIEAECLLQLQNFPMDTHSCPLVFSSYGYPREEIVYRWRRYSIEVSDQRTWRLYQFDFTGLRNTSEVLRTGAGEYMVMTVSFDLSRRMGYFAIQTYIPCILTVVLSWVSFWIKRDSTPARTSLGITTVLTMTTLSTISRKHLPRVSYITAMDLFVSVCFIFVFAALMEYATLNYLVGNKKPLEHSHRKARLPPAGAQVMPTFTAININHIMHWPPEMEEDEDDEPGSPCLEGKECERFFCCIEDCQTGMWREGRVRIHISRLDSYSRVFFPTAFLLFNIVYWIAYLYL